In the Pseudomonas orientalis genome, one interval contains:
- the purU gene encoding formyltetrahydrofolate deformylase, protein MRTFRLVIACPDRVGIVAKVSNFLASHNGWITEASHHSDDLSGWFFMRHEIRADTLPFGLQAFREAFAPIAEEFSMTWHITDTEQKKRVVLMASRESHCLADLLHRWHSDELDCEIACVISNHDDLRSMVEWHGIPYYHVPVNPQDKEPAFAEVSRLVKQHAADVVVLARYMQILPPELCREYAGKVINIHHSFLPSFVGAKPYHQASLRGVKLIGATCHYVTEELDAGPIIEQDVVRVSHSDSIEDMVRFGRDVEKMVLARGLRYHLEDRVLVHGNKTVVF, encoded by the coding sequence ATGCGCACTTTTCGGCTGGTGATTGCTTGCCCGGACCGGGTTGGCATCGTTGCCAAGGTCAGTAACTTTCTGGCTTCTCATAACGGTTGGATCACCGAGGCGAGCCATCACTCGGATGACCTCAGCGGTTGGTTTTTCATGCGTCACGAAATCCGTGCCGATACTTTGCCTTTTGGTCTGCAAGCCTTTCGCGAGGCGTTTGCGCCGATCGCCGAAGAGTTTTCGATGACCTGGCACATCACTGACACAGAGCAGAAGAAACGCGTCGTGCTGATGGCCAGCCGTGAATCCCACTGCCTGGCGGACCTGCTGCACCGCTGGCACAGCGATGAACTCGATTGCGAAATTGCGTGTGTGATTTCCAACCATGATGACCTGCGCAGCATGGTCGAATGGCATGGCATCCCGTATTACCACGTGCCGGTCAACCCGCAGGACAAGGAGCCCGCGTTTGCCGAAGTGTCGCGCCTGGTCAAGCAGCACGCAGCCGACGTGGTGGTGCTGGCGCGCTACATGCAGATCCTGCCGCCGGAACTGTGCCGCGAATACGCCGGCAAGGTGATCAACATTCACCACAGCTTCCTGCCGTCGTTCGTGGGTGCCAAGCCTTATCACCAGGCGTCCCTGCGTGGCGTGAAGCTGATTGGCGCGACCTGTCACTACGTCACCGAAGAACTGGACGCCGGTCCGATCATCGAGCAGGACGTGGTGCGCGTCAGCCACAGCGACAGCATCGAAGACATGGTGCGTTTCGGTCGCGACGTCGAGAAGATGGTGCTGGCCCGTGGCTTGCGTTATCACCTGGAAGATCGCGTATTGGTGCACGGCAACAAGACCGTGGTGTTCTGA